The genomic DNA CTCTGCTCGCCGGCCACAAGAGCGAGGTCCGTCGGATCGCCCGCACTCTCGCCTGACCGTCATCGCGGCCCGGCTCAGGCCGGGCATGCCGGTTGCAGCGCTCAGGCCGCCCGCACGGTCGCTGCGCGCGCGAGATCGCGGAGTTCGCTGACGGCGGCGTTGTCCAGGCGCGCCCCGGACAGAGCCCGGTCGGCCTCCTTGGCGTAGTCCGAGATCATCGTCTCCACGCGATCGAGGGCGCCTGAGCCTGCGATCGTCGCCTGCAGTGACGACACCTGCTCGTCCGTGAGCGATGCATCGCCCAGCAACTCGTCGAGAAGGTTGCGCGTCGAGGTGTCGACGGCATCCCTGGTGAGGGCGATGAGGACGGTGCGCTTGCCCTCGCGGAGGTCGTCGCCCGCGGGCTTGCCGGTGACGGCTGCGTCGCCGAACACCCCGAGCACATCGTCGCGAAGCTGGAAAGCCATGCCCAGCGGATGACCGAATCGGCGCAGCGCGGCGAGCTGGTCATCCGCGGCGCCGGCGAGGGATGCCCCCAGCAGCAGGGGCTGCTCGATGCTGTATCTGGCCGACTTCAGCGAGACGACGCGGAGCGCGCGCTCCGCATGCGTGTCGCGCGGATTCACACTCCATGCCGATTCCTCGGCGATGTCGAGGAATTGCCCTGTCGTGACGTCACGGCGCATCCGGGCGTATTCGGCGCGCACCGTCGCGGCGTGCGGGTGGTCTGCGATCCCGGTCTCCATGAGGTCGTCGCTCCAGGCG from Microbacterium sp. LWO13-1.2 includes the following:
- a CDS encoding polyprenyl synthetase family protein: MSSPTPVPDAVAERLKRFLDRARAESAGYGPDAVSFLDAAADTLVGGKRLRARFCHSGWRSVARFLDRNAVESDALWDLCAALEIFQSAALVHDDLIDNSDTRRGRPAAHRALESAHRAAGWTGDAESFGRASAILLGDLLVAWSDDLMETGIADHPHAATVRAEYARMRRDVTTGQFLDIAEESAWSVNPRDTHAERALRVVSLKSARYSIEQPLLLGASLAGAADDQLAALRRFGHPLGMAFQLRDDVLGVFGDAAVTGKPAGDDLREGKRTVLIALTRDAVDTSTRNLLDELLGDASLTDEQVSSLQATIAGSGALDRVETMISDYAKEADRALSGARLDNAAVSELRDLARAATVRAA